A window of Misgurnus anguillicaudatus chromosome 3, ASM2758022v2, whole genome shotgun sequence genomic DNA:
CTATGTTACGGTCTGTTATTTGTAGGGCAAAGCCTCCAGTTTAATATGCTCAATTGGAAAGCTGTCCTGTTGCTGGCCCCCTAGCATGGATGTCATTAGGATCATTTGATCACAAATGGGGCAATCGTTCGGTTTATCGTGCGTTGATCTCAGCCTCTTTCAGCTGGCACATTCCTTAATGGCCGTTTATGTGATTTGAAGATTTGCACGCTCCAAATCCCTCAATCCTTTGCCTGTATGAGACGGATTGGTTTGATGTGATTTTTTGAGGCAGCTTGGCCCGTAGCTCGAGGGATGTGGATATCTGACCTAAATGATTGCAACGAGACTTACCTCCGCGAGTACTTGAGTCGCGTGTATGTGCGTGTCAAAACGCGTGCGTGTCTTGAGTTGACACAATCAGACTAAGAGGACAAACTTTTTTGTAAATAAGATGAATAAAATGAGTAGCTATCATTGTTTTATGATCAATTTGGAGTTTTTGCAATAAATATATAGAagagacatttacatttaacatttgGCAGATACTTTTATTCAAACCGACTTTCGCGCAAGGTATCAAACCCACACTAACACAGTGCACTCACAAAAGACAAAAAgtgagcagtgttggggaaagttacttttaaaagtaatccattacaatattaagttactctccaaaaaagtaactaattgcgttacttggttacttttcatggaaagtaatgcttacgttacatttgcgttacttttgtgttactttttcttactttgctgaggcttgatctctgcATTcagagaagttctgcattcaaaaattgcatatttccatcgcaaaaatgacTGAAACTACgtacgcatagagtgcgtaAATCTACGTTAATGcgttcagtttaatgcagtacatatttttttacatcgaattaattaaagtattgtaaattgtaaaaaagtaactcaaatattaatatgtacatttataaagtaatgcgttacttttgtaaaattatattattacgtaatgcacgttacttgtaatgcgtaaCCCCTGAAAGTTAGGGTACATTCCTTTGCGCCCACCCCACAAAAAAggaaattcatgacataaaacaatctcaaactattcaacaaaacatattaaattatacaatgtagtgctgttggttagttgccttttttctgaggtttaattgcacagaatttaacatgaattaatatattttaaaaatgtcataaaactgccCCCCCCTGCACCATCTCACGCCCCCCTCcctccagtttgagaaccattaGACGGGACACTAGCGGCATCAATCTACAAACAGGACGTGTGGTTAAAATATGATCACTAAAACAGTTAAATGCTTTCATATAATGTCGTCTTAAGCTAAAAATAACCAGAAACGAACAGCCTGGATCCTACaattatgttattgtatgtatCCACAATTATCCACCTCCACTCCGTTACTTTGTTCCCGTCTTCGTGACTGGGTGAGCAGCGCTGGCCCGAGGCATCGAGTGTGCTTGTTGTGGTTAGGAAATGAGCGGGCTTCATTCAAGCCTAGGAGTCGGGTCACATCTAGAGGGGCCGCTGCACACAAATGTGGCAACGGTTGTAGGGAACTGGGTAAAAGCTCGCGTTCCCTGCATCTTTCAGTCCCTCGCTCCTCTTTAGATCTTTCTCTCTCGACCGCTTTTGCTCCCTGCCTACCCCCACACTTTCAGGCCACTCTATTCTTCATGTGCCCTAAGCAGTTTGGAGGGGAAGTCCATTTGTTTGTGTGGGATTGGTCTTAATCCTCGCGGTGAAAGGGAGATTACGGCCAATGGAATTCTTTAGCTCCGCTATCAGAGGACACAGCATGTGTGCGCAGGCACAATGGGCTTTAAATCGTTGACCAAGCCACTCAGCTGGCCGAGGATTGACGGCCAAAGCAAATCCTTGATATTCTGTGATAGTGATGTGAAAAGACTCGGCTAATATGCTTAGTTTCCTTAAAGTTCGAACCTGCGTGATTACGTTCGCGTTATTATTCACAGCATGTGGTTTTTATGAATGAGCGTCCCGTTTCTTAATGATTTTCACGAGGATTTGCCAGCAAACGCAAGCTGTTAAGAAGCTTTGCCTTGCTGCAAAACTGCGATTTTTCTCTTTGTGCCGGCAAGCTGAACCTTTAACATCTtcatgcgcgcacacacaatGCACACTGTTAGACCGACTGCTAAACACGTGACGCAGATGTCCGCAAGGAACACTTTAAAGGTTTTAAAGCACCCGTGAGTACACATATGGAAAGTTGACCCGGTCATAAACTAACTCACTTAGAGCTACTAAACCTTATATTGCATCTACACAAGACTGTAAGAGAAATGAAGGGGAGAATGAGGAATGGTTTGATGGCATTTACAATAATATTTGCaagatgttgtgtgtttattcaATATAAGAAAGGGCACAAAAGTTATATGTATTGCTGATTAGGGATTAGGGATGAACCAAATGTTCGGCAACCACAACTATTTCGTTAAAAATAGCGGATACTTTACTTCCACATTGCCGACATGTttgcatttataaagcatgcacACCTGGTTGTTATTTCGTCATTAAAAACGTTATATTAATTCTCATTCGGCCGAACATCGAAAATCTTTGTCCGAATAgttttattttgattaaaacATGGTAGATTTTAGCACGTGGAACAGTTTTTTGCAAATAATGGCTTTCGCTTGACTGAACTTTCTTATCTTCTCCCCCCTCCAGCCACATCGAACAGTACTGTAGAAGGTTTGGACAATCACGATGGAGGAGTTTGTAAAAGCAAATCTATGAAGCTCGTACTGCGAGTTGGACAGAGTAAGTACCACCCGCACCGGCGTCCTCCACACGTACACCTGTGTCACTCCAATGATAAAGATCTTTCCTGCCATAACAGCCAAACCGTGGACTGCTTTAGTGGATGATGTCCATGTCAGTGTGTCTCAGCGTGTAATTGAAATGTCATGTGAGCTTGTTTCCTATGGATATGCCAGCTGTCCCTTTTTTGGGCTTGTGGGTAGAAAGCTTTAAGCCAATTCATTAAATTCTCTCTTTAAACCCGGGGCATAATACCTAAAAGCCAAAAAGACGCAAGGGTGGTCTGATATTGTGTTCGGACCGGTTTACATTTTTGCTAAACATGTGCTGCCTTGCTTATTGTAAATCTTTCTGTATATGTTTGCTTTTAGGTCCAACAGATCCGTTCCCAGCGAAACCCCACCCCACAAGATATCCCCCGAAATATCCAGAAAATAACGGGGATCAAGGCACTTTCGACAAagaaaatgatgtcatcaacAAAGTTGGTATGTATCAGTGTTAAAAAGCTTAAGGAAACACTAGATTACATTTCAGCcccaaattaaaaaataaatcaaattattGTGTTATGCTgagtacacaccaaacacaaatTCAACGATTAGCGCAactagattacatacaaagtcaatgcaaagacgagAATAGACGCAAACTCGTGCTATTCgccgcaagttgaaaatattaaactcaAGCAGAAAATTATTGTgttatgctgcgtacacaccaaacacaaatTCAACGATTAgcacaagtagattacatacaacgtcaatgcaaagacgcggaTAGACGCGAACTTGTGTTATTCACGCTATTCgccgcaagttgaaaatattaaactcaAGCGGAAAATTATTGTgttatgctgcgtacacaccaaacacaaatTCAACGATTAGCACAAGTAGATTAcgtacaaagtcaatgcaaagacgcgaatagacaCGAACTCGTGCTATTCgccgcaagttgaaaatattaaactcaAGCAGAAAATTATTGTgttatgctgcgtacacaccaaacacaaatataacaattagcgcaagtagattacatacaaagtcaatgcaaagacgcggaTAGACGCAAACTCGTGCTATTCgctgcaagttgaaaatattaaactcaAGCAGAAAATTATTGTgttatgctgcgtacacaccaaacacaaatTCAACGATTAgcacaagtagattacatacaaagtcaatgcaaagacgcggaTAGACGCGAACTTGTGCTATTCGCGCTATTCGGCGCAAGTTGAAATATTAAACTCAAGCGGAAAATTATTGTgttatgctgcgtacacaccaaacacaaatTCAACAATTAgcacaagtagattacatacaaagtcaatgcaaagacgcaaatggATGCGAACTCTTGCTATTTgccgcaagttgaaaatattaaactcaAGCGGATAATTCGCATAACGTGAAGTTAAATCCCTTAaataatctagagcgaggaacgcaAAGTTTCGCGTTTGGTGTGGACGCAGCATAGCAGTGGTGAAAATCAATGAAAATTGTCATGGAGTATAATTACAAAAACCTCAAAAGTGGTAATGATTACAGTAcacattaaagtttgatttattaaattaaatttgacTCCTGTTCCTGAGAAGTTTTCGAGGTTTACTTTATAGTCACAGTTTGGACCTAAAGAAAGAAGTTGGTTAAATTTGGAGGGCTTTCAAGTTTCAAACTATATTTCAGACATCCAAGAATGACAAGTAAAAGGCCAAGAATTTGCAAGTGTAACATTTCAAAATTTTGCATATAAATCACTGGTGCCGTTTTAATTTTGAACGTTTTGAGTTTTGTGTGGTCTTGTTTGCATAGACCCTCAAGAAACTCTTTACTTCAAAAAAATGTGCCTTTGTATTTTAATAGGTCAACATTATTTCATATCTCTTTCTCCCTCTCTTTATCTAGACCCCATACTGAATGGGGAGGCCGGTGGAAAGAGCGGAGAGTCTGTGGGGTCTGCCGGATCAGAAGTGGCCTTGTTTGCAGGCATAGCGTCTGGCGCCgttatcttcatcatcatcatcattgcTCTAATTGCGCTCCTGCGTCGCCGTCATCAAAAACACTCCGCCCAATGCTCCGCCCAGTTACCGCTGAACACGCTGCCCAAACGCGGCAGCGGGGCAAGCGGAGGAAGCAACAACAACGGCTCCGAGCCGAGTGACATCATCTTTCCCCTGCGGACCTCAGGGAGCATGTACTGCCCGCATTACGAGAAGGTCAGTGGCGACTACGGGCACCCCGTTTACATCGTCCAAGAAATGCCACCGCAGAACCCTGCAAATATTTACTACAAAGTTTGACGTGACACTGAAAACGATCGGAGGATGCAGAGCGCCACAGCGCCGAGTGGAAAGCTAAATGCTTGCGTTTTTAACGCTGGACGTCTGTTTTGCGACGCCGCTTACTGGTTTAACCCGATAAGTTGGACGCTACAAGGGTTAAAGATCAATTCTAGTTCAGACGAACTTATTCATCGTTGGTCTCGAGTCCTCGTTCTGGATAAACGTTGGGGCACATGGAAGTTTGTTTTTGAGGATTTCTGAATGAATTTCAAAATCTTGAACTATCTCGCAGATGAACTCCTGGGAAACCTCAGACAAAGTGACGAAACAAGGCGTTAGGGCCCGATCAGTCTGAGTATGTTATAAACATTCAAGtccatttttaatttattatttttgtttgttctcATGTTTCTGAACTCCTATACATTGAAAATGTTCAATACGTTTCTGTCAATCCAACATCAGACTATGGGCATCCCAGAGCTGGTCTGTTGGATGCGTATTACATATCACATTTTCAGCCCTTATGCAGTTTAAACCAAGCATTAACGTGCAAGGCTTTACCGGTGTGGTCCTCAAAACGCATGTGGTTCTTCTTTAGCTTTGGACTTTCtaagcaacaacaacaaacaaacaaaactgaaaCTCCACATGAAGAAAGACCCTTTGTTGACTTGTcaatgtaaatacaataaacagACATTTAAATTATGCTTTAAGTTATGTTTTTGTATGAATCGAAATGTCGCTCGCAGATTTTCCACACAATGTTCCCACAATACGCCGTCTCAAAAAAAAACTCTTCACAAAACCAGAAGCATCATATTGCAGTTACGCATTGATAATTTGAATACACAATCAACATGCTCGTTCTTTCAAATCTTGCCGTTGTTAGACTTGTTTGTTGACTTTAACTGAAAGTGTTTTGAGGAAATTTCACATTCCAGATGGCTGACAAGGTTGAATGAAGCGATTCACCGTAGTCGCTTCTGCTGCTCTTCTTTATGaatcaatgaatgaatgaaaagtACACAAGTCGTTTTCTATTGTTCAAATAAACTGTGGCCTGACTCGATTTGCAACATTTCAAATAGCTGCGTCTTCCACAATTGCAAATGGAGAACCAAACTCTCATGCGACAAAAGCGGTTTGATAGACTCACTAAACGAATTAGTGATAATTGGAGTCAGAAACGTTACGTCATTTGAAATCAGCACGACCATTTACAATTctaatgtcacttttcatgatCTTAAACTCTTTTGATCTGAAAGCATCTCTGAATGTTTAAAATTAGTTGTGTGGAGAAAATTTAATGAAGAAAGGCAGCCCAGAATAAACAGAAACTCTTTCAATACTGTTTTAAAAGCAGCTCAAGACCTCAAAAAGTCAAAAGAACATTTGAACAAATTTTAGGTAAAGTGGCGAATACAGATGTAAAATagctttgatttattttggatttttttagcACAACATAGTCCCAAAGTTACATTTGTGGTATTTCATAGTTTGACAAGTTTAGTACTATAATGAGTAGAGaatagttttgtatataaatGGCACTGCAGCACTGTTTAAAAAGTCAAACTGTGCACTTGTTTCCTAAAGTAGTGCATTTTTACCCTTTAAAAGGACTCATTAATGCTACCCAGGGGTGTCGTAGGTGGGGGAAAAGGGTGATTGAGTACACAGGGCCCTGACATGTGAGGGACCCTTGAaataatttgtattattatttaacaATAATACTGCGTTTCTGTGCTAAATCTCTGTCCTGCACTTGTTTGACACGCTTTAGTACACGTCTATAGATGCCTGCCATGAGCACAGCATGCACGCAACGTGGGGTGATGACATCATCGTATCACAAAATTTACGAAATGGAGGTACAAACGAAACAGCACGGGTGTTGtgttcagatttatccactttgaGATCCAGTTTCAAAAAATTGCGGTTTCAGGCTCCCAAAACACAGATGATAAATGCTCCTATCATACTCTAAAGACCTGAGAAAAATCTTTAGAGATGTAAATTGTAGATACATATAGATTGTGTTGTTTCTGCttcatattataataatatataatatactaTGCATAAtatacaactttttaaaactgtaggtttaaatattaaatcattaatagagtgccgcagggataacgtatttttgtaggccaacctcAGAAGTTAGTGGGACAGGGTTGCACTGGCCCATGCAAATTGACGGCTGGCCCAGCCAGTCGGAAAAGACGCAAAATGTTTATAAggaaaagcagaagaaatcacgcataaataaaaataatcgcTTTAATAATAATCGCTCAAATAcgcatcattcagaaataaataactattaAGAAAATGTATCATGTGCATATGTTTCTTAACCTTGCAAAAGTTaaaattcaaaacattttaactaATTTGAGCACCATATGATGTCAAAGTGAGCTGTTACTCAAAACATACTCAAATGAACACACATATTCAGCACACGTGTTTCAAAAAGCATGCAAACACAAAATATCTGCGCTTAACAGGACACATACACCCAAAATTATCTTGAAAGCCACAGTATTGGCAAGTTTTCCCATAAAAACAACCAGTTATGTCTTAAAGTAAacacaaacagttcagaaagaaATCGGATGTCTATATGGAACCGTGCTTATTCGGTTTTAAGCGGCAGTACCCTCACGAAATCTACTTATGTTTGTGTGTCATTTTGTTAACCAAACAATAGaagacaaaaagaaaagaaCTTCTTTAGCTTCAAAAAGatgaattatatttaatttatagaatgaagaggacagtgttattatttatttgattcaatTTCTGTTCCTAAATTCTACTGTTATACTTCATTTGTAACTATTTTTATATGCTtataatttcttgatttgttttttttccttATTTCCATTTTTTGCTGACCCCAAAATTATTTGATCCATGACTCAAAAAAGCATTATGTAATCCCTTTAACTatatgtaaaattatgtaatttaagAGTATTGTAGACATTAAGGTCCACCCTATTTCACCGAGGTCCACCCAGTTTAAAATGTCTGGCCTCGCCACTGTCCCTCACtaaaaagcccattcatttttcccatagccttttggattatcgcaaaaaataagttctgtgtttaacaaaagtttataaaTCCTCATTcgcacagcactttggtcccagaaaatgtCCGTAAAATTAgcagagaggcttctgtgtgaacacaaacacgtcccgtaaatgTTCAACTCTTTGACATAGGGATTtaaatgcagatcaacatttacgaatgctgaagctgagatcattcaccagcatgacagaacagcgCATCACGCCCTCCTTATtatcttgtcataaacaaaaatgcacgagTGTGGTTTCTCGAGAGCGAAATTACGGATAATTaccaaacttcagacgctgtggatgaaacctaccaagtgcaggactttaaatacgcTGCATGTCTTTATGGGATCTTTACGGTATGTGTGTTAATGCACACACAGATTTTGGAAAATCTTTGGCtatgtgaatgaaccaaaaatcaaacattcCCGGAcacattttccgtgtattttcgtagcgtgaatgaaccaaaaatcaaacattcCCGGacgcattttccgtgtattttcgtagcgtgaatgaaccaaaaatcaaacaacCCTGTacgcattttccgtgtattttccgtagtgtgaatgaaccaaaaatcaaacaattctggacgcattttccgtgtattttccgtagcgtgaatgaaccaaaaatcaaacaatcctggacgcattttccgtgtattttccgtagtctgaatgaaccaaaaatcaaacaatcctggacgcattttccgtgtattttccgtagcgtgaatgaacaaaaaatcaaacaatcctggacgcattttccgtgtattttccgtagcgtgaatgaaccaaaaatcaaacaatcccggacgcattttccgtgtattttccgtagcgtgaatgaaccaaaaatcaaacaatcccggcgcattttccgtgtattttccgtagcgtgaatgaaccaaaaatcaaacaatcccggcgcattttccgtgtattttccgtagcgtgaatgaaccaaaaatcaaacaatcccggacgcattttccgtgtattttccgtaatctctgtgtgaaaaggtctgttttgtccaacaagataatATTTACAGATgtacacaacttttatgaataaGTTTAAACTTGTTTCGTTTTTTATTTCTAGTAAAAGCATTtagacttaattttttttttatttttgttcatttgtAAAGATTAACCTGTTGGACAAGACGTGTTAAGTGTCATAAATTTAGATCttattttttgcgataatccaaaagtctattggaaaaatgaatgggcttttcGTCAAGGGAACCAGTGTCCCGCTAACTTCAGGGTTGGCGTACATAAACATGTCATCCCTGAGGCACTTTATTTGCTAGCAATTACTCAGTGTGAGCTAACTGTACAGTAatatacatgtgtatatacactaATATTAAAAAGCTGTGATGATTAGTGTGGATATGGACACATTGTCTTTGCATAAGACCTACGCCCCTGATGCTACCTAAAATAAGCAGGTTGATTCAGACAAATTGTTTGTCATTGAAACCAGTTCATTTCAATGTCACAGTTTTAAGTAACCTGACAAAACATTCACTACTAAATCAGTCCGATCAGCCGGTCTTTTTAATCCCGTCGGACTCACAGGAAGTGCATAGCACCCGGCTGAGCATCCAGATGACGCATCGGGTCACCGAGACTCACAAACCTCTCCCACAGCGGGGAGTATAATGTGATACATTTCAAAAGAACCCACTCGCACCTCGTGACCCCCAAACACACTTTACTGTCTCACACAATCCTAACTACACTCACATGCTCCCACACGTTTGCGTTTGCTCTTTTCTCAAAGACTTTTACAGACTCGGATAGGGACCTCTAACCTTCCATGGCACATTATCTGTGGCTCCTTTTCCCTTCAGTTACGTTACAAACAGTTTTCCACCCTGAATGCTAAGCAAGGGTAGAGAAGGACAGGAAACAGTGTGTTTTTGTTATGGAGAAACAGAACAATGGGGTTATAAATCTAAAAGTCGAGCCATCTGCCTATCACTAATCGCCAAAAGAAACAGTTCTGTCATTACAGGAATGATGGCCGTTTTATTAAAACTTCATCCtggattttttacatttctgccAGGTTTTGCGAAAGcgtgatgttttttttattatttacaccTAAATCTCACTTT
This region includes:
- the efnb2b gene encoding ephrin-B2b isoform X2; this translates as MRFVPGKGIVLYPQIGDKMDIVCPRIKTGTAEQRNIEYFRVYLVTKEQLETCHVANGDVALLNCDKPDQDVKFTFKFQEFSPNLWGLEFVKGKDYYIISTSNSTVEGLDNHDGGVCKSKSMKLVLRVGQSPTDPFPAKPHPTRYPPKYPENNGDQGTFDKENDVINKVDPILNGEAGGKSGESVGSAGSEVALFAGIASGAVIFIIIIIALIALLRRRHQKHSAQCSAQLPLNTLPKRGSGASGGSNNNGSEPSDIIFPLRTSGSMYCPHYEKVSGDYGHPVYIVQEMPPQNPANIYYKV
- the efnb2b gene encoding ephrin-B2b isoform X1, with translation MDTTIWSYLLAALLVLCRVKLARSTILESIYWNTSNSMFVPGKGIVLYPQIGDKMDIVCPRIKTGTAEQRNIEYFRVYLVTKEQLETCHVANGDVALLNCDKPDQDVKFTFKFQEFSPNLWGLEFVKGKDYYIISTSNSTVEGLDNHDGGVCKSKSMKLVLRVGQSPTDPFPAKPHPTRYPPKYPENNGDQGTFDKENDVINKVDPILNGEAGGKSGESVGSAGSEVALFAGIASGAVIFIIIIIALIALLRRRHQKHSAQCSAQLPLNTLPKRGSGASGGSNNNGSEPSDIIFPLRTSGSMYCPHYEKVSGDYGHPVYIVQEMPPQNPANIYYKV